The following is a genomic window from Clostridium fungisolvens.
TATGAATGCATTAATAGTTATACTTATTGGAATACTTTCAGAAATATTATTTTTTAATAAAGTTGGAGGATTTACATATTATTTTAATAACCTATATAATCGTCAAGTTGTTTCTGCTGGAAGTAATTATATAAACTTCACATTGATCATTTCTATTGGTGTTGCAGCATATGTAGTTAGCGTAATTAGTAATTGGAAGAGAAGAGTAGGGTTGATACCAATTGTTATAAGTGGAATATCACTTTTCGCTATTGTGTTATATGGTGGAAGAAATCCTATTTTATATTTATTAGTAATGGTTTTTGGAACAATTAATTTTCTTTATAAAAAAATATCATTTAAGGATTTTAATAAGTTGAAAGTTATTTTATTAACTGTTGTTGTTGTATTCTTATTTATATTATTACCATCCTTGAGGGATAGCGATTCTATTGAGACTATTAATAATAAGGGATTTTCTTCTGCATTTGAAGTTTTATCAAATACATCTATTCAGACACTAACAACTGCAAATACATTAGATAGAGCAACTTTTATTTATGATTATTATACACTTGATAAATGGTGGTTGGGAAAGAGTTATTTAGAGGTAATTCCGTCATTAATTCCACGAAATATTTATAAAAATAAGCCAGCAATGGATGAAGGATTATATATTAATTCAATATTGAGTACTCATATAGATTATCATCCTTTCATGCCAAGTGATAATTTTCCTGTAAAGTCTTCATTTCCGGTAGGTATATCAATGGGATATATTAATTTTGGAATTCTAGGAATGATTATAAGCATGTTTTTACAAGGAAAATTACTTTCTTATTTATACTATACAGCGAAAAAAAGTAGGTCATTTATGTGGATTTTGATATATTTGATATTTAATTTGAGTTTTAATTTTTCTAATTTAGGAATAACTAGTTGTATTTTTAATAGTGTATTTATTATTTTTATAAGTGTAATATTTTTAAATAAAAGATATATGCAAATTAAAGAGTAATGGAAAAAGATATTAGTAAGCTACAATTAATTCAGGAAATTAGCTATATATAGATTAATTTTAAATACTAAATACTAAATTTGGATTATCTGGAGAATGATTAATGAATGAAAAAATTAAATGTGAATCGTTGAACTTAGAAAATTATAATAAAAGAATTAATTACATTGATATACTCCGTGGAATCGGTATCTTATTTATGGTTATGGGACATATTGGATATGGAGGGGATTTCGATAAATATATTCATGCTTTCCATATGCCATTATTTATTTTAGTATCTGGTTATTTCTTTAGAGTAGAAGAGGTTAATACATTAGATTTTATAAAAAGAAAAATGAAAATGCTATTAGTGCCATATTTGAGTTTCGGAATGATTCATTATTTATTTTGGTTTATATTTTTTGGAAGAGCAAATAATATAGATTCACTAATTGAGCTAAGAAGTTTTCTTTGGTTTAATACGGATGGGAATATGCCTATTGCGGGAGCACTGTGGTTTTTAACATGCCTTTTTATAATAGAAATTCTATTTTATTTTTTTGTAAAGGTAGGCAAGAAAGAAAAAAATGTTGCAATTTTAGTCATAGGAGTTTCAATAGTTGGAAGTATATATTCGACTATAATAAATATAAGATTACCGTATGCAATAGATACAGCAATGGCTGGTATTGGAATTTTTTATGTAGGATATTTGTTAAAAAAATTTAGTAGTAAAAATAAATTGCTTGCAAAGTCAATTAATCTATCCTTGATTGAAGTAGTTTTATTACTAGTATGTAGTACAATATTAATATTTGTAAATTATTCTGTAAATATGAGAACTATAACATATGGTATAATTCCTTTGTTTTGGGTTAATGCAATATTGAGTACAATTACTTATTGGAATATATCACGGTACTTGGATATTTGCAAAGTAAAATTCATAAAAAAAATTAATCATCAACTGATTTATATTGGTAAAAACTCAATTGTCTACTTATGTTTGAACCAGATTGTGATTCTTATTTCTACAAAATGTCTAGAATTTACAATAGACTACAATAGCTCACTTGAGAGGTTGTTAATGAAAGTTGGGATTTTGTTGATTACATTAGTTGGTTTACATGTAGCGTCTATAATTATTAACAAAACAAAGCTTAGAGCGTTAATAGGGAAATAAATAGATGGTTAATTAAGTAAAGTAATTAATTTTTAATTAAGTTTGATATGTATTTTTATAGAATAAGATGGAAGGATTAAATGTCAGAAGAGTGGAATCTAAAAGAGTTTCTATTAGATTTTGCTAAAAATACTTGGAGTTATGAACATAAATCATATATTTAGGCTATTATAGCTGATACCTAGATTTATTGAAAAAATAACAATTATATATTGCATTATAAGCTTTTTAAATGATTGATTTCTAATTAAGCAGAAATTAAAAATAATACATTCGTATAGTGTATAAGTAATTCAATAAATTACAAGGTACCATAATTGGATACAATTTATAATTATATGCCAAAATTATATTAATATGGTAATAAATTTATTTATGTAAATATTTTTAAGCCAGAAACGAATTGAAAAAATTAACAATTATATTGATAAGTAAAGATTTATAATTACAACTTTTGCGTTATATATTTTAAAAGGAAGGTATTTATATTATGTTCAAAATAGCCGTAGCAGGAACAGGTTACGTTGGTCTTGTAGCAGGAGTGTGCTTTGCTGAAGTAGGTCATCAAGTTACCTGTGTAGATATTGATGAAAATAAAATTAACTCAATGAAAGATGGCATCTCTCCAATTTATGAAGCAGATTTAGAAGGACTAATGCAGAAAAATTATGCAAAAGGTACACTTAATTACACAACTGATTACAAATCAGCCTATAAAGATGCAGACGCAATATTTATTGGAGTTGGAACGCCAGAACAGCCAGATGGATCTGCAAATCTTAGTTACATAGCTACCGTTGCAAGGCAAATTGCTGAGACTATAGAAAAAGACTGTCTTGTAGTAGTTAAATCTACAGTGCCTGTTGGTACTAATGACAAGGTAGAACAGTTTATTAAAGATTTTTTGGTTAATGATGTGAAGGTGGAAGTAGCATCTAACCCAGAATTTTTGGCTCAAGGTACTGCGGTGCATGATACTTTACATGCAGCAAGAATTATTATAGGAACTGAGAGTAAGTGGGCTGAAGATATACTTATGAATATATATGAACCATTTAATTTGCCTATAGTATCTGTAAAAAGAAGATCAGCTGAGATGATAAAGTATGCAGCTAATGATTTCCTTGCGCTTAAGATATCTTACATCAATGATATAGCTAATTTGTGTGAGCGTGTAGGAGCAAGTATTGAGGATGTAGCTAAAGGCATGAGTTTTGATGAGCGTATTGGAAGCAAGTTTTTAAATGCTGGTATTGGATATGGTGGCTCCTGTTTCCCTAAGGACACAAAAGCTCTTGAATACTTAGCAAGACAAAACGGGTATGAACTTCGAACCATTAAAGCTGCTATAGACGTAAACAAAGATCAAAAAACCTTATTGTATAAAAAGGCAAGTAGTCGTCTTATTACCTTTAATGGGTTAAAGGTAGCTGTCCTTGGACTTACATTTAAGCCGGGAACAGATGATTTGAGAGAAGCTCCATCTCTAGAAAATGTTCCTCTATTATTGGAACATGGAGCACAGGTTTACGCATTTGATCCTGTAGGTAAAGAGAATTTTGAAAAGAGATTCCCAGAAGGGAAAAATGGCCAAGGTAGCATAAAGTATGTGAATAATGTAGAAGAAGCTTTAAAAGATGCTAATGTATGCTTTATATTTACAGAATGGGGCCATATAAAATCAGTTATGCCAGATAAATATAAAAGTCTTATGAGAACTCCGTTGGTTTACGATGGAAGAAATCTTTATAATGTAAAAGAGATGGAAGAAGTAGGGGTTGAATATTATTCAATAGGTAGATAAACATACTTAATTTTAAGGAGGCACAAAATTGAGTTATAAAACTTTAGATACAAGTAAAACATATTTAGTTACTGGAGCTGCAGGTTTTATCGGATATTACTTATCTAAGAAACTTCTTGAAAGAGGCTGCAAAGTAATTGGAATTGATAATATTAATGATTATTATGATGTAAAACTTAAATACGATAGATTAGAAAAGCTGAAGCCTTTTGAAAAGTTTGTCTTTGTTAAAGGGGATATATCAGATAAAGCATTAATAATGGATTTATTTGAAAAGCATAAGCCTAACATTGTAATAAATTTAGCAGCCCAAGCTGGTGTTAGATATTCTATTGAAAATCCAGATGTATATATACAAAGCAATATTGTAGGTTTTTTCAATATTCTAGAGGCTTGTAGACACAATTCTGTAGATCATCTTGTATATGCTTCTTCAAGTTCGGTTTATGGTTCAAACAAAAAGGTACCTTTTGAAGAGTCTGATTTTGTTGATAACCCTGTATCACTTTATGCGGCTACAAAAAAATCAAATGAGCTAATGGCTCATACATATAGTCATCTTTATAAGATTCCAGCTACAGGACTAAGATTTTTTACGGTTTATGGGCCTATGGGAAGACCAGATATGGCTTATTTTGGTTTTACTAATAAATATTTTGAAGGTGAACCTATTAAAATATTTAATAATGGTGATTTTGAGCATGATTTATACAGAGATTTTACTTATGTAGATGATATAGTAGAAGGAATTGAAAGACTTCTTAATAATCCTTCTGTAGAGACAGTTCCACATAAAGTATTTAACATCGGAAACAATAGTCCAGAGAAGCTTATGACCTTTATAGGAGCTCTTGAGAAAGCATTAAGTAACGCTACAAAAAAAGAAGTGAGTTTTAATAAAGTATTTGAACCTTTGAAACCAGGGGATGTACCTTCTACTTATGCCTCAACTGATTTATTATATGAGGCTATAGGCTTTAAACCTTCTACTAGTATAGAAGAAGGGCTTCAAAAGTTTGCAGATTGGTATGTAAGTTATTATGGAATTAATTAATTCTAGATTTTTTTTTTATATCAATTGAATTACTATTTTTATATATTTATAGGTAAGCGTAAAAAATTAAGTACCTAGATAACACGTCCTCCCATTGATAAAATCAAGGAAAAAGATTATCAATGGGAGGATACCCATGTCTAGAAAATTAGATAATGCCGATTGGGATCAATATATTAGGTAGGACTTTATTTCTTAAAAGATTAAAACCAGCACGCCCAAACATTGATCTTTTAATATATTTTAACCTATTTGTAGATTGTCAAGTACTTTTGGTTCTCTCGTAATTTTGGTGATACTTTTATTGAAAACTATTATTCAATGATTTCAACATAGATTTTCACTTATAATAAATTCAAAACTATGTTTGGAGATGTGAATTTGAAGGATACTAAGATATTGCATCAATTTGATGAGAATAACGTTATCCATATTATAGCCGAAAGCACTTCGGAAGGAAGCTACTGTCCAAGTTGCGGGACAATATCAAAGAGCGAACACTCAAAGTATGCTAGAAAACTTTCTGATGGGGCCTTAGATGGCTTTTCTAAAAAGATAACTATTATTGTTAGAAAGTTTAAATGTAAATCTTCTAGTTGTAGCCAAAAAATCTTTACTGAAAGACTTCCTTTTGCGGCTGCGTATGCAAGAATAACTAATAAGGTTATTGAATTAATTACATTCTTAGCTTTAACAATTAGTGCTGAAAGATTATCATGTATTATGAAGAAGCTAGGTATCAGCATCTCTCATGATACTATATTAAGATTAATAAGAAAGCTACCTAAGCATACAGTTGCAATTGATGATTCAGTTAAAAATATAGGTATAGATGATTTTGCATTAAAAAAGAGAAAAAAATACTGCACCTTAATTTGTGATATGGATAAAAGAATGATTTTAGATATATTACCAAGTAGGAATAAAGAAGCAGTAGCAGATTGGTTAAAGCAATATCCACAAGGCAGATTAGTCAGTAGAGATGGTTCAATATCATATGCAGGTGCAATTACTGAGGCATTGCCAAATGCTCTACAAGTGTCTGATAAATTTCACTTAGTAAAGAATTTACTTGATAACATTAATAGATATGTTAAAAGAAAATATCCTAAAAACTTGATTATACCAAAGAATAAAGAGGAAATTGTTGCCGACTGTTGATTTATACTTAAAACTGGTTCTTCATCAAATTTGACGAAGAACCAAAAGTACTTGACAATCTACAAACCCAAAGCTGCAACATCCCAAGATATTCATGTAAAGCTATTACATTAGTATCAAAACTACTAGCATTAGGTATAAAGGATCTGAGACCAATAGTTAGTTTAGCGTTAGTAAAATAATCAGAAGGATACGGTATAGCACTCTTAATATCAGCATTGGTGAAGTTCATAATTGAACGGTCCATATGAAAAGCTGAAGTTACTAATATTGGCTTGGAAAAATTATGCTCTTTCATAATTTTAGAGGTATATAGTGCATTCTCAGTAGTTGTTCGACTCTTATCTTCAGCTATTATATCTTTTTCGTTTATTCCGAGATCAATAAGCTGTCTTTTAGCAATTTCAGCTTCACTGCCATTTTCACCATAAACTGAACCTCCAGATATAATTATTGGAAGTTTAGTCTTGTTATATAAACGTGCAGTGGTTAACAAACGATTAGCGGAGCTTCCTGAAAGGCTTCCGATGCCGCTAATATCTGGAGAACTAAGTGTAGCTCCTCCTCCAAGCATCACAATTACATCTCCGTCAAGCTTTGAAGGTGGATTAAATTTATATTCTAATGAATGAATTAAAAAGTTTGCAGTTAAAGGAATTGAAGTTATATAAATAAGAGCTGCAACTATTAGTGCTAACTTTGGTATTTTCTTTTCGCGACTATATTGTAGTACTGCCCAAATTATAAGTAATAAAATAAAGCACCCAGGCGGCAATATAAGATTTGCTATGAATTTAAAAACGTATATCATGATTGTTCCCCTTTGTATTTTGATAAGAATATTTTATTCTACGTAACATCTAAAAAATCCTTTTAATGATAGTAAATAGATTTTTCATATCACCCAATGGGTGTCTAAACTTCCTTATATACCACCATCTCAGGTACATTACTTTCATTTAAATTCATGTCACATATAGTGGTAAACCCATTATTATTGTAAAATCGAACTAAATATTCATATGAAATATTATTAGTAGTAGGAACAGTTCCTATTATTAATTTTATTGATTTCTTTAAGAGAAGGTCTTCATTGATTTTAATGTTTACCTTATTTATGATCTCTTCTAAGTTCTTTAGAATAAAGGCTCCGTGTCCTCTCCTTGGATTGAAGGATTGAAAATTGCATAAAAAATTTTTCTTTATAGCACATCTTTAGCCAATCTTTAATATCATAGTATGTATTTCCTATCGAGAATGAAAGTCTTATCAATAAGTTCGTGCTACATCAAATCAAAAGTTACTACAAAATTAGAGAATCGACAACAATTAACGATTTATGTTGGAAAATATTTTTAACGTAACCATAATAATAAATGCTTAACGGTCATAAATAAGTATAAGTGGAAAGTATGTTTATTCATATAAGCAAATAGATGCATATTGTATTGAATTCAAAAAATACTATTTCATTATTTTATTAGCAAAAATCGCGGAGGGTAAATTAGGGTGAAATTCAAAGCAAAGATTAAAAATAGTCAGCTTATAGTAAAAGTAAAAATTTCATCAGATGATGTTATTAGTGAGCGAGAAATAGATATTTTAGAAAAGAAAAATATCAGAGGTTTTCTTAAACCTAAACAGAGTAGAAGCAATCTTATTGAGTATACGGGACCTGCTGGGGTTTCAATGAGTGACCATTTAAAAAATCCATTATCAAAATACGAGTTTTTTTACATAATGGCACAAATCGTAGATGCTACAAAAAAGATTCAAAATAACAATCTTTTTTTAAATAATTTAATTCTTGATTTGAGATATGTGTATATAAATGAGAATACTAAAGAAATACAATTCGTTTATGTACCGGTTATGTCAAATCATATTTGCTTGAATGTTACAGGTTTTATGGAATCAATCGCATATTCTGTGAAGCCAATGGCAAATCAGGATTTTGATTTCGTTGCAAAATATGTAAGTTTCATTAAGTCACTGGGTGGTTTCGATGTTTCAGCAATTGAGAGCTATGTTTCAAGAGAAGATAAGGATGTCGCGAGACAAATTAGAAAACAAAATATTGGGCAAAGTGGGTTTATCACAGATAAACCAAAGGATTACTATGAACACCGCGACCAAAAGAGTCAGGTGGATTACGAAGCTACGGGGCTTTTAGAGGAAGGTGAAGTAACCGGTCTTTTAGAGGAAGATGACGCAACAGGTCTTTTAGATGAATATGAAGCAACAAGTCTATTAAATGATGAAGGAACCTCGCTGTTAGAAGAAAATTCTGTACCTTTTAATGGTGCATCTCACCAAGAAGTTCATTTCCCATCTTTATTAAGAATTTCCACCAATGAAACAATCAGCATAAACAAACCAGTTTTTAGATTAGGGAAAGGGCGGAGTTATGTTGATTATTTTGTAACTGACAATAATGCAGTAAGCAGAAGTCATGCAGATATTATCACAAGAGGTAATCGCTATTTTGTATTTGACCAAAATTCAACAAATCATACCTTTATAAATGATGAGTTATTAGCTGCAAAAGTTGAAACGGAAATATTTGAAGGAAATATTCTTAGATTAGCAAACGAAGAATTTATATTTCATCTATAAAGATGAACCAGTTCGATCCTAAATCTATTTTCAAAACTCCTCTGGGTTCTGAGAGGAGAATTTGAAAATATAAGTTTAATTATGAAGTGGTTCATCTAAAGAATTTTGCCTTGAGCAAATAAAAACATAAGGGAGTGAAAAAATGCAATTTGTAGCCACAGCAGATACCGATATAGGAATCAGTAAAGATACAAATCAAGATAGTGTGCTAATAAAGCATGCAGCTACATCCAGTGGTGAAATTTTGCTGGCCATTGTATGTGATGGTATGGGCGGTTTGGCAAAAGGAGAATTAGCAAGTGCAACGGTTATTCGTTCATTTTCAGAATGGTTTGACAGCGAGATGCCGAGTGAACTACGTTCTCTTGATATGAAAGTTATTGGTGGAAAGTGGGAGTTGATGCTTAAGGAACTAAATGCAAAAATATTGGAATACGGAAAATCTGTTGGTATAAATTTGGGGACTACATTTACTGGTATCTTATTTGCAGACAATCAATATGTGATTTGTCATGTTGGAGATACTAGAGTATATCATATAGGAACTGGCCTTAGACAACTTACGGAGGATCATACATTAGTAGCACGAGAGATAAGTAGAGGAACAATGACTCTTGAGCAAGCTAAGACAGACAGGAGAAGAAATATGTTATTACAGTGCGTAGGTGCATCCAGAGTTGTTACCCCACAAATCATATATGGAACAACTGAAAAAGGTGTGTATATGATCTGTTCCGATGGATTCAGACACGAAATAACAGAAAAAGAGATCTTTGAATCGCTGAAGCCTGTGAATCTTATTAACAAGCAGGCGATGCACGGCAATGCAAAATACTTAATAGATTTAATTAAGTCAAGACAAGAACGAGATAATATATCTGTTGTTCTAGTTAAAACGGAATGAGGTGAGAAGGAATGGCGGATATAGGTTTTGTTGTTGACGGAAAATATGAAATACTTAAACAAATAGGTAAAGGTGGTATGTCAATTGTTTATCTAGCAATGGATAAGCGACTTAATAAGCAATGGGCCGTAAAAGAGATTAGAAAAAAAGGCAATGGAAAAAATGACGAGGTAATTGTTAACAGCTTGCTTGCCGAAGCTAATTTGATGAAACGACTGGACCATCCAGCTCTACCTAGAATTGTTGATATTATTGATAATGGAACAACAATTTATGTTGTTATGGACTATATCGAAGGCGAATCTCTGGACAAAATTCTTTTGCAATATGGAGCTCAGCCAGAAGATTTAGTTATTGAATGGGCAAAGCAATTGTGTGATGCTCTGGGGTATTTGCATGCCCAAAAGCCTCCGATTATTTATAGAGATATGAAGCCTGCAAACATCATGTTAAAGCCTGAAGGAAATCTAAAGTTAATTGACTTTGGTATTGCCCGTGAATATAAAGAGCAAAACTTGGCGGATACAACGGTCCTTGGTACAAAAGGATACGCATCGCCTGAGCATTATGGTTCACGACAGACTGATGCAAGATCAGATATTTTTACCTTGGGTATGACCTTACATCACTTGCTCACTGGCATTGACCCAAGACCAGCTGATTATATGTATGCTTCAATTCGTCAGTGGAATCCACAATTATCAGACGGCGTTGAAGCGATTATAGATAAATGTACTGCCATTGATCCTGAATATAGATACCAAAGCTGTTCGGAATTGATGTATGATTTAGAACATCCTGATCTTATAACAAAAGACTTTAAGAAAAAGCAAAAAAGAAAGTTGAGACTTTTCATTTCATCAGCAGCATTAGCAGTGGTTATGTTGATTTCTGGTTTTACATGTAAAGCATTAGTGACAAAAGTAAACAACAGTGACTATGATACCTTGGTATCGGTAGTTGCATCCACTTCTCTTTCTGAGAAAATATCAAGCTATAAAAAAGCAATAGAAATTTATCCCTATGATACACGAGCTTATATGTGTATATTGGATGCTTACGAAAATGAAGGTAAGTTTGATAAGCAGGAAAATGATGAGTTTTTGGCTCTTTATAATGCAAATAAAGATGGTTTTGATATATCAAGTGTTGAAGTAGCAAAGCTAAATTACCGAATAGGCATGATGTACTTTAATTATTACACAAATGATGATGGTACCTATAGTTTTTCAAACAGAGTGCAAAAAGCATATCCGTTCTTTGCAGCAGATTATGAAAATGAAAAGATGCCTGCAAGTTTTGAAAACAAGGCATTATTAAATTGCTACTATCAGATCTGCTCATTTTATAAGAAGTATATATTAAGTTCTGCCAATGTGGAAGAAGCTTCAAAAGAAAATTATCTAAAACTCATTGAGGTGATTGAACAATCGCTTGATTCTGTAAAGGATTCAGGAGCTTACGACCAGATTACATTATATAATGGAACCTTCATGTTTCTTTATGACCAAAGAATAAATTTACAATCAGTAAATGTGGAACAAGATACAATAGTATCACTTATGGACAAGGTATATAAAAACGCTTCTTCCATTTCAGTACAAAAAGAACAGTCGAAAAAACTTCAAAGTGAGATCCTTGATAACTATGTAGAATACAAGAAGGCAATCGAAAGAACCTATACTAATGCGGAGGAGAGAAAATAATTATGGCAGAAATATTATCCACGATTTCAATAGTTTCTTTTGTATTAGCGGCAGTATTCTTTGTACTTGCGGTTGTCTTTTGGATTAGATTTGGAGTCCTTGGTATTATTGGTGACTTGTCAGGTAGAACTGCAAAGAAATCAATTGCTAAGATGCGAGAGAACAATAAAAAAACAGGCAAGAAACTCTTTAGAACAAGTTCAATAAAGGTTGAACTAGAAAAACTAGAAGACACTAGGAAGAAGCCAATAAAGATATATGAAAAGACTTCTAAACTAGAAAGTGGTGATAACCTTGAAACAGGCCTTTTGGATGACAACAAAGCTGATAACTCTACAGCAAATTCAACAGAGCTTTTGGATGATAACGATGCAACAGGAGTACTAAATGAAGAAGGAACAGCGGTGCTTGATGATAATGCAAATACTGTTTTCAATGAGAAGGTTGTAGACCATTCGCCAAAAGTAGCGAATGTAGATGAGATTAAAATAATTGATGAGGTTATACTCATCCATACGAATGAGGTGATTTGATGATTGGCATAAAGATGAAAAGATAAAAAGGTCAAAAAGGAGAATGAAAAAAATGGGTAAGTGCAAAACCAAGATCACAGATCGTATTTTTGCTATGGTACTCGCTCTTATTACTGTAGCATATTTAATGCCTACAACAGCTTTTGCTGCAAATGAGAGAAATCCAGAAGCATTTACGATTAATGTGAAGGACTCAAATGGTATTGCTGTTAGTGATGCTACTGTAACATATGAAGTTAAAGATACTTCTTCTGTGGTTGAAACTGGAAGTAGTCAAACGGATGCAGATGGTTATGTTGTTGTTACAGAGCTGGCAAATCATACTGATGCAATCACAGATGGCACAATTACTATTAGCTATTCTATTGCTAAATCTGGATATACAACAAAACAAGCTGATGATGTGCCAGTTTCAGATGCAAAAGGCAATATCGATGTAGTCCTATCTGCTACACCACCTGCAACGGCTAACCTGTCTGTTGTCAAGAGTGGAAGTGGTACTGTTAAAATCAATGGTGCTGAAAGCTCAGGTGTTACTGTTAATAAAGAAGATACAATTGCACTTGAAGTTACACCAGTTGATGTTGATGGTGGAAAAGCTTATATAAAATCACTGACAATTGGAACTGAAAGTATTCCTGTTGAAAAATACAAAGCCTATAGCAATAATGCTTTGAAGATTTTAAAGGATACCCAAATCGTTGTTGAGTTTGGTATTGAATATACTATTACAGCTTCAGCTGGTAGCGGTGGAACAATTTCGCTTAATAACAATAAAGTGAATAGTGTTACCGTTGACAAAGATGCATTGGTAAGTGTTTCTGTTACTCCAGACAGTGGATATGAGATTTCAGGTGTTGTAATTGATGGAGTAACTCAGACCGTTAGCGACGTTTCTAAATTCA
Proteins encoded in this region:
- a CDS encoding ISL3 family transposase; amino-acid sequence: MKDTKILHQFDENNVIHIIAESTSEGSYCPSCGTISKSEHSKYARKLSDGALDGFSKKITIIVRKFKCKSSSCSQKIFTERLPFAAAYARITNKVIELITFLALTISAERLSCIMKKLGISISHDTILRLIRKLPKHTVAIDDSVKNIGIDDFALKKRKKYCTLICDMDKRMILDILPSRNKEAVADWLKQYPQGRLVSRDGSISYAGAITEALPNALQVSDKFHLVKNLLDNINRYVKRKYPKNLIIPKNKEEIVADC
- a CDS encoding O-antigen polymerase, giving the protein MILILALIQLIVFVFLIYKLYKIENDYFFPAIILIIKQIICESIYAILLYNDNSIMDLSISNYLSVPLNTAVCKALIIDTMAYIVLYCGIRFSKPKSYDVNKDQYNYVTSKKWRMNALIVILIGILSEILFFNKVGGFTYYFNNLYNRQVVSAGSNYINFTLIISIGVAAYVVSVISNWKRRVGLIPIVISGISLFAIVLYGGRNPILYLLVMVFGTINFLYKKISFKDFNKLKVILLTVVVVFLFILLPSLRDSDSIETINNKGFSSAFEVLSNTSIQTLTTANTLDRATFIYDYYTLDKWWLGKSYLEVIPSLIPRNIYKNKPAMDEGLYINSILSTHIDYHPFMPSDNFPVKSSFPVGISMGYINFGILGMIISMFLQGKLLSYLYYTAKKSRSFMWILIYLIFNLSFNFSNLGITSCIFNSVFIIFISVIFLNKRYMQIKE
- a CDS encoding YdcF family protein, translated to MIYVFKFIANLILPPGCFILLLIIWAVLQYSREKKIPKLALIVAALIYITSIPLTANFLIHSLEYKFNPPSKLDGDVIVMLGGGATLSSPDISGIGSLSGSSANRLLTTARLYNKTKLPIIISGGSVYGENGSEAEIAKRQLIDLGINEKDIIAEDKSRTTTENALYTSKIMKEHNFSKPILVTSAFHMDRSIMNFTNADIKSAIPYPSDYFTNAKLTIGLRSFIPNASSFDTNVIALHEYLGMLQLWVCRLSSTFGSSSNLMKNQF
- a CDS encoding PP2C family protein-serine/threonine phosphatase, with translation MQFVATADTDIGISKDTNQDSVLIKHAATSSGEILLAIVCDGMGGLAKGELASATVIRSFSEWFDSEMPSELRSLDMKVIGGKWELMLKELNAKILEYGKSVGINLGTTFTGILFADNQYVICHVGDTRVYHIGTGLRQLTEDHTLVAREISRGTMTLEQAKTDRRRNMLLQCVGASRVVTPQIIYGTTEKGVYMICSDGFRHEITEKEIFESLKPVNLINKQAMHGNAKYLIDLIKSRQERDNISVVLVKTE
- a CDS encoding acyltransferase family protein, which produces MNEKIKCESLNLENYNKRINYIDILRGIGILFMVMGHIGYGGDFDKYIHAFHMPLFILVSGYFFRVEEVNTLDFIKRKMKMLLVPYLSFGMIHYLFWFIFFGRANNIDSLIELRSFLWFNTDGNMPIAGALWFLTCLFIIEILFYFFVKVGKKEKNVAILVIGVSIVGSIYSTIINIRLPYAIDTAMAGIGIFYVGYLLKKFSSKNKLLAKSINLSLIEVVLLLVCSTILIFVNYSVNMRTITYGIIPLFWVNAILSTITYWNISRYLDICKVKFIKKINHQLIYIGKNSIVYLCLNQIVILISTKCLEFTIDYNSSLERLLMKVGILLITLVGLHVASIIINKTKLRALIGK
- a CDS encoding FHA domain-containing protein, yielding MKFKAKIKNSQLIVKVKISSDDVISEREIDILEKKNIRGFLKPKQSRSNLIEYTGPAGVSMSDHLKNPLSKYEFFYIMAQIVDATKKIQNNNLFLNNLILDLRYVYINENTKEIQFVYVPVMSNHICLNVTGFMESIAYSVKPMANQDFDFVAKYVSFIKSLGGFDVSAIESYVSREDKDVARQIRKQNIGQSGFITDKPKDYYEHRDQKSQVDYEATGLLEEGEVTGLLEEDDATGLLDEYEATSLLNDEGTSLLEENSVPFNGASHQEVHFPSLLRISTNETISINKPVFRLGKGRSYVDYFVTDNNAVSRSHADIITRGNRYFVFDQNSTNHTFINDELLAAKVETEIFEGNILRLANEEFIFHL
- a CDS encoding GDP-mannose 4,6-dehydratase: MSYKTLDTSKTYLVTGAAGFIGYYLSKKLLERGCKVIGIDNINDYYDVKLKYDRLEKLKPFEKFVFVKGDISDKALIMDLFEKHKPNIVINLAAQAGVRYSIENPDVYIQSNIVGFFNILEACRHNSVDHLVYASSSSVYGSNKKVPFEESDFVDNPVSLYAATKKSNELMAHTYSHLYKIPATGLRFFTVYGPMGRPDMAYFGFTNKYFEGEPIKIFNNGDFEHDLYRDFTYVDDIVEGIERLLNNPSVETVPHKVFNIGNNSPEKLMTFIGALEKALSNATKKEVSFNKVFEPLKPGDVPSTYASTDLLYEAIGFKPSTSIEEGLQKFADWYVSYYGIN
- a CDS encoding UDP-glucose dehydrogenase family protein, translated to MFKIAVAGTGYVGLVAGVCFAEVGHQVTCVDIDENKINSMKDGISPIYEADLEGLMQKNYAKGTLNYTTDYKSAYKDADAIFIGVGTPEQPDGSANLSYIATVARQIAETIEKDCLVVVKSTVPVGTNDKVEQFIKDFLVNDVKVEVASNPEFLAQGTAVHDTLHAARIIIGTESKWAEDILMNIYEPFNLPIVSVKRRSAEMIKYAANDFLALKISYINDIANLCERVGASIEDVAKGMSFDERIGSKFLNAGIGYGGSCFPKDTKALEYLARQNGYELRTIKAAIDVNKDQKTLLYKKASSRLITFNGLKVAVLGLTFKPGTDDLREAPSLENVPLLLEHGAQVYAFDPVGKENFEKRFPEGKNGQGSIKYVNNVEEALKDANVCFIFTEWGHIKSVMPDKYKSLMRTPLVYDGRNLYNVKEMEEVGVEYYSIGR